The Bdellovibrio bacteriovorus W nucleotide sequence TCACAGAAGTATTTTCAGTTGTTTTTTGTTCAGTACGAGTAATCACTTCCTTAGCCAACTCAAGGTAGCGCACTGCGCCAATAGATTTCGTGTCATAGTCTAAAATAGACTGACCATGGCTTGGTGCCTCGCTGAGGCGAACGTTTCTAGGAATGATTGCGTTGAAGACTTTTTCACCAAAATGGTTTTTGATTTCATTAACTACTTGATGACTCAAGTTATTTCTCACATCAAACATTGTAAGAACAATGCCTTCAATATGAAGTTGCGGATTCAGGTTTTTCTTAATAAGCCCCGCTGTGTTTAAAAGCTGACTTAATCCCTCAAGGGCGTAGTACTCACACTGAAGCGGTACCAAAAAGCTATCCGCTGCATTTAATGCATTTAAAGTTAAAAGACCCAATGAAGGTGGGCAGTCGATGATTACATAGTCATATTCATCAGCAACCGTAGCGATAGCTTGCTTCAAACGGTACTCACGGTGAGGCATATCCACTAACTCAATTTCTGCGCCCACAAGATCTGGATTAGCCGTCGAAATTTTTAAGTTTGGATTTGAAGTTTGCTGAGTAGCCTCGCTCAGGGTTTTTTCACCAATAAGCACGTGGTAGCTATTGCTATCTTGGCTCTCGTATCTCTTAATACCGAGTCCGCTGGATGCATTCCCTTGCGGATCCATGTCGATCAGTAATACGCGCTTACCCAGAGTAGCCAAAGCAGAAGATAAATTCACAGATGTCGTCGTTTTGCCAACCCCGCCTTTTTGGTTCGCAATACAGATAGTTTTTGCCATTCTTCCTCCTTGAGATAGCAAAGTCGGCTGTTTTTTTAAAACTTGCAAGAATAAAGACCAGTTTTTCGCAACACACCTTATGTTTTTCGCTCATTTACCGATGTTCCACGTGGAACATATGCGTATTCTTCTAATTTTTAGTATTTCATTCTTACTTTTTGGGTGTGACCGACCCGATCCTCAGCCTCAACTGAAGGATCCAATCTATTTAGACATTCAATCGGAAATAACTTCTCTCCAACAGTCTCTTGACTCGGAAACAAAGACCCTACAAGAACACCAGAAGACTCTAGCTGAAGTTGTCCCGCAAACGGGTCAGAATAAGTATGCACAAAAGAGAGTGGATGAAAGTAAAGCCCTCTTAAATAAAATTTCTCAAGAACTCGAGTACCAAAAGCTAAAACTACAGGCTCAAGAGAAGAAGGCACGCTTCGACTATAAAAAAGCATTCGAATCTAAGGAAGTTTGGCCAAACCCCAGCGAGTGGAGTGAATACCAAACAGAAAAGCGCTTTAGAAATGCTAAAAAGACCTGGGATGTAGAGAGTCGACTTAAAGAACTCTCTTCGGGGAACGAAAAAGAGACCGTGGAGCATCACTAAATGTTCCACGTGGAACATTTAGCCAATTTTATCTGTTTTAATCACTGAAAACTTCATATTGCCAATTGGAAGCTTGTAATCACCCACCAGAGAGGGGCTCCAAAGGGAACATAGCTGTGTGGGAATCTCACTGAGCTCTACTCCCCACTCCTCGCCCTTAAAGTGGAAGAAAACGCCACCCTTAGCGACAGATTTCCTTCCTAGCATAATAGCCTTCGAAATACTCCCAAAGCCCCTAGCAATCACTGTCTGAACAGAGCCATCAGCCATTTGATCGAGGGATTTATTAAGAACAGATGTATTTGTGAGTTTTAATGAATTAATCACCGAGTTAAGGAACTCAATTTTCCTAGAATCAGATTCAAGGATAATGACTTTCTTTTGAGGGTCTAAAATACTAATGACGATTCCTGGAAAGCCACTGCCCGTTCCTACACAAAAAATATCGCCCGCTAGTGAATGACTCTGGACAATCGTCCTATAGCCTAAAATAGAATCTGAAAAGTGAATGGCATCTGCGAAAAATACAGTCTTTGGTCCAATGAGGCTAATAGTTCTATTGGCTTTGATCAGCTCTTCTTGAAAAGTCTTAAGCTGTGCCTGAGTGTGAAGATCAATATCCTGAAACCACTCCTGAAGGCGCCAATGAATCGTTGGCGCACTTTGCTCCGAACTATTTTCCAAACTCCAACTCCTTCATCTTCTTGTGACCTTTAAGATGAATCATTATAGCTTGAATTGCAGACGGATTAACACCACTGATTCTCTGAGCCTGTCCCAAAGTACGAGGCTTCACTTGAGAAAGTTTATCCTTCTCTTCGTTTGAAAGACCACGAATCTCAGAATAAGCCAGACCCTCTGGAAGAACGAGTTCTTCCATGCGTTTAGATTGTTCGATCAACTCCATTTGACGCTTCACGTAACCAGAGTACTTAACTTCAATTTCGACCGGTTCATTTACATTTGGATCCTCATCAATCTCAAACTGAAGCAAAGGAAGATGAGAACAAGTAATTTCGGGACGGCGCAGCAACTCTTCGAAAGTTAAAGACTTTGTAAGTTCTGGAGTAGGAATAGTCTTTAATAATTCTTGAATATCTTTTGTGGGATAAACCTTTTGGCTTTTTAATCGACCAAGGAAATCATGTCGACGCATCTGAAGATTCGCAAGAATTTCCAACGACTCTTCGGAAGCAATTCCTAAGCGCACTGCTAGGCTCCCCAGGCGATCAATAGTATTGTCTTCGCGTAAGATCAATCTATGCTCTGCTCGAGAGGTAAACATGCGGTAAGGCTCTCTGGTCCCCTTGGTGACAAGGTCGTCAACCAATACGCCCATATAGGCTTGATCTCGTCCTAGAATAAACTCTTCTTTCCCAAGGATACTGTGAGCGGCATTGATCCCAGCTAGAAACCCTTGAGAGGCTGCTTCTTCATACCCGGAAGTTCCATTGATCTGGCCAGCTAAATATAATTGTGAAATAGGACGTGTTTCCAAGCGATGCCAAATCTGAGTCGGCTCAATATAGTCGTACTCAACAGCGTATCCGTAGCGCAGAATTTTAACATTTTCTAAGCCTGGGATTGTACGAAGAAAATCGTCTTGAACTTCTTCAGGAAGACTTGATGAAACACCTTGAAGATATATTGAATTCGTATTCAGACCTTCTGGCTCTAAAAAACTCTGATGACTTGTTTTGTCGGCAAAGCGCGTGACCTTATCTTCAATGGATGGACAATAGCGAGGGCCAGAGCCTTCAATAATTCCACAATACATTGGTGATTTATGAAGATTTGCACGGATGATATCATGGGTCTTTTCAGTCGTGCGAGTCAAATAACAGAGAATCTGTGGTAGAGCCAAAGTACGAGGAGATTTATAACTAAAAGGATAAATTTTTTCATCGCCAGCCTGAGGGATCGTTTGGCTCCAATCAATGCTGTTTTTATCAAGACGTGCTGGAGTCCCCGTCTTAAGACGTTTTACTTCAAAGCCATAGCCTTTAAGTTGGTCAGAAATTCCAACTGTAGGTGCATCCCCCACTCGCCCACCGGCTTCTTGTTTAAGGCCGACGTGCATTACACCGTTCATGAAAGTGCCCGTTGTCACAATGGTAGATTTGCTGAAAATTTCAGATCCATCCTGAAGTACAACACCAATACAAACATCATCTTTTAAAATAAGACGCTTTACTTCACCTTCAAGTAAATCCAAGTTTTCTTGATTTTTTAAAACGTCAGTCTGAAATGCAGAGTAAAGATCCTTATCGTTTTGCACTCGAGTTCCGCGAACTGCCGGCCCTTTAGATGAATTCAATCTCTTGTACTGGATTGTCGTCGCATCGGCAGCAATCCCCATAGAGCCACCTAGTACATCTAACTCACGCACCATGTGACCCTTCGCTAAGCCACCGATAGAAGGGTTACAGCTTAAAAAAGCGATACGCTGAAGATTGGTAGTAACCATTAGAGTTTTTAAACCTAAGCGCGCAGGAGCAAGGCAAGCTTCAACGCCCGCATGACCGGCACCAATAACAATCACATCGTAATCACTTTTTCTCATAAAACTATTTCCCGATACAAAACTCTTTAAACACGCGATCCATAATTTGATCGTCGAAGCGCTTTCCAAGAGTTTCTTGAATAGCAATTAGCGCTTCTTTAAACTCCAAAGCTAAGAACTCATCACCAAGCCCGGCTTGGACAACTCCGCGCGCACGCTGCGTGTTCTCAAGAGCCTTATTTAGATTTTCCATATGTCGAGCATTAGAAATTAAAACAGTATTCTCGATCTGTAGATCGCCAAACTCTTGTAATAATTTGTCTAATACCAAAGAACGAATACCTTTATCAAGAGCACTCACGAAGAACATTCTACTTTTAAGAAAGGCTTCTTTATCTGAGATGCTTTTGAAAAAATTACTATCTTTTAGATGATTCTCTAGGGTCTTTGATTCTTTAATACCCGAGAGCTGATCTGATTTATTAGCTAAAATAAAAGTACGCTTACTATCCAGAGCATTCAGAATATCCAGCTCTTCAGAGGTTAACCCAGCGTTAACATCATAAACGAAAAATACGAAGTCGGCTTCATCGGTAGCAGCACGGCTGCGTTCAATGCCGATCTGCTCTACTAAATCCGACGCCCCTGTGCGCAGGCCTGCGGTATCTACGAACGTAAACTTAACACCTTGATAGGAAGTATCCCCATCAATCACATCACGAGTCGTACCCGCAATATGGGTTACAATAGCGCGATCATCTTGAAGAAACAGATTTAATAGGCTGGATTTTCCAACGT carries:
- a CDS encoding partition protein, ParA-like protein (COG1192 ATPases involved in chromosome partitioning), coding for MAKTICIANQKGGVGKTTTSVNLSSALATLGKRVLLIDMDPQGNASSGLGIKRYESQDSNSYHVLIGEKTLSEATQQTSNPNLKISTANPDLVGAEIELVDMPHREYRLKQAIATVADEYDYVIIDCPPSLGLLTLNALNAADSFLVPLQCEYYALEGLSQLLNTAGLIKKNLNPQLHIEGIVLTMFDVRNNLSHQVVNEIKNHFGEKVFNAIIPRNVRLSEAPSHGQSILDYDTKSIGAVRYLELAKEVITRTEQKTTENTSVNTQQTATEGELNV
- a CDS encoding tRNA uridine 5-carboxymethylaminomethyl modification enzyme GidA (COG0445 NAD/FAD-utilizing enzyme apparently involved in cell division); translated protein: MLIADRDKDTVCAVSTPHGVGGISVIRISGAQAVEIISKVCPFILKKLESHRAYYGNLIDRNGQVIDEVVATYFTQGKSFTGEHTFEISCHGSPSICQSILSELVYFGARPADRGEFTYRAFMNGKLDLVQAESVLALIESQSQQATKMALRQLKGDLSIQLASIENHMTWILAHAEAGIDFSTEDIKVVDNSEVLSRLDTIEAELSTLVGTFNKGRIIKDGFRVVFTGVPNVGKSSLLNLFLQDDRAIVTHIAGTTRDVIDGDTSYQGVKFTFVDTAGLRTGASDLVEQIGIERSRAATDEADFVFFVYDVNAGLTSEELDILNALDSKRTFILANKSDQLSGIKESKTLENHLKDSNFFKSISDKEAFLKSRMFFVSALDKGIRSLVLDKLLQEFGDLQIENTVLISNARHMENLNKALENTQRARGVVQAGLGDEFLALEFKEALIAIQETLGKRFDDQIMDRVFKEFCIGK
- a CDS encoding glucose inhibited division protein B (COG0357 Predicted S-adenosylmethionine-dependent methyltransferase involved in bacterial cell division); this translates as MENSSEQSAPTIHWRLQEWFQDIDLHTQAQLKTFQEELIKANRTISLIGPKTVFFADAIHFSDSILGYRTIVQSHSLAGDIFCVGTGSGFPGIVISILDPQKKVIILESDSRKIEFLNSVINSLKLTNTSVLNKSLDQMADGSVQTVIARGFGSISKAIMLGRKSVAKGGVFFHFKGEEWGVELSEIPTQLCSLWSPSLVGDYKLPIGNMKFSVIKTDKIG
- a CDS encoding tRNA uridine 5-carboxymethylaminomethyl modification enzyme GidA — protein: MRKSDYDVIVIGAGHAGVEACLAPARLGLKTLMVTTNLQRIAFLSCNPSIGGLAKGHMVRELDVLGGSMGIAADATTIQYKRLNSSKGPAVRGTRVQNDKDLYSAFQTDVLKNQENLDLLEGEVKRLILKDDVCIGVVLQDGSEIFSKSTIVTTGTFMNGVMHVGLKQEAGGRVGDAPTVGISDQLKGYGFEVKRLKTGTPARLDKNSIDWSQTIPQAGDEKIYPFSYKSPRTLALPQILCYLTRTTEKTHDIIRANLHKSPMYCGIIEGSGPRYCPSIEDKVTRFADKTSHQSFLEPEGLNTNSIYLQGVSSSLPEEVQDDFLRTIPGLENVKILRYGYAVEYDYIEPTQIWHRLETRPISQLYLAGQINGTSGYEEAASQGFLAGINAAHSILGKEEFILGRDQAYMGVLVDDLVTKGTREPYRMFTSRAEHRLILREDNTIDRLGSLAVRLGIASEESLEILANLQMRRHDFLGRLKSQKVYPTKDIQELLKTIPTPELTKSLTFEELLRRPEITCSHLPLLQFEIDEDPNVNEPVEIEVKYSGYVKRQMELIEQSKRMEELVLPEGLAYSEIRGLSNEEKDKLSQVKPRTLGQAQRISGVNPSAIQAIMIHLKGHKKMKELEFGK